In the Caballeronia sp. M1242 genome, TTGCCCACCCGCCTCGTCATCGATTCGAGTTCGGCCGTTTGAGCCAGCAACTGCGACGCGTGGCTGTAGAAGAATTTCCCCGTCTCGGTGAGCTTCAATGGCCGCGAGTTGCGCTCCAGAAGCTGAACGCCAAGCGTCTCTTCGAGCTGCTGTATTTGGCGGCTCAACGGAGGCTGCGCGATATTCAATCGCTGAGCGGCGCGTGTGAAGTTTTTCTCTTCCGCGACGGCGACGAAATACCGCAAATGTCGCATCTCCATCTCTATACCTCCCAGATATAGCCCGATACTAAAACAGTGTTGGACCGAGGGGTAATCTGTCCACTATCCTGCATTCACACGCTATTCCGACGGCCAATTATACCTTCTAAACATAGAAGGCCAGGCGAAAGGCGAGGGTTAACCCGACTGATAGAGAGATTCAGGAGCAGACATGAGCGTCAAAGTGTTCGACACCCCGGAAGTACGAGACCTGCTGAAAGCCGCCGCGAACCTGGGCCGTGACGATGGCAATGCGCGCGCCAAGCAAATCGTCCATCGCCTGCTGAGCGACCTGTTTAAGGCCATCGACGACCTCGACATGACGCCCGACGAAATCTGGGCCGGCGTCAACTATTTCAATAAGCTCGGTCAAGACGGCGAGGCCGCCCTGTTGGCCGCTGGCCTGGGTCTCGAAAAGTATCTGGATATCCGCATGGATGCGGAAGACCGCGAAGCCGACATTCACGGCGGGACGCCGCGCACTATCGAAGGGCCGCTGTACGTTGCTGGCGCTCCTGTGCGCGATAGCGTCTCGAAGATCGACATCAACGCGGATGAAGACGCGGGTCCGCTGGTTATCCGAGGCACGGTGACCGGACCGGATGGGAAGCCTGTGGCGGACGCAGTTGTCGAGTGCTGGCACGCGAACTCCAAGGGCTTTTACTCGCACTTCGACCCGACGGGCGCGCAGGACGACTTCAATCTTCGCGGCGCGGTAAGAACCGGCGCTGACGGCAAGTATGAATTCCGTACGCTCATGCCTGTGGGCTACGGCTGCCCGCCTAACGGCGCGACGCAGCAGTTGCTCAACGCCATTGCCCGTCATGGTAATCGCCCGGCGCATGTGCACTTCTTCGTGACCAGCGACAACACACGCAAGCTCACGACGCAAATCAACATCGAAGGCGACCCGCTGATTTGGGATGACTTCGCTTACGCAACGCGCGAAGAGCTCGTGCCGCACGTAGTCGACAAAACCGGCGGCCTCGCGCTCGGTCTCAAGAACGACGCATACAAGGAAATCGAGTTCAACTTCACGTTGACTCCGCTCGTGCAAGGCAAGGACAACCAACTGGTGAATCGTCCGCGCGTCGCCGTCACAGCGTAACTGCTCGTTGGCGGCCGCCCTCAGGCCGCCACCTCTGCGCACTACCCATCTGAACCGATACTGCGGGCTTCAACGAGAAGCCCGCAGGGAGACGACTCATGTCTGCAACTATCGATAAAGCGCGACAACTGGACGATTTGCTCAGCAATGCTGTTCAGGACGATAACGAAAATGGTGTCTTCCGTTGCCGCCGCGACATTTTCACGAATCCCGACCTGTATGAACTCGAGATGAAGCACATCTTCGAGAGCAACTGGGTCTATCTCGCGCACGAAAGCCAGATCCCGAACAACAACGACTACTACACCACGTATATCGGTCGTCAGCCGATTGTCATCACTCGGGACAAAGCCGGCGAATTGCACGCGGTCATCAATGCGTGCGCGCATAAGGGCGCGATGCTCTGCCGTCGCAAACACGGCAACAAGGGCAGCTTCACGTGCCCGTTCCACGGCTGGACGTTCTCGAACGCCGGCAAGCTGCTGAAGGTGAAGGACGAGAAGACGACCGAATATCCCGTGCAATTCAACAAGCAAGGCTCGCACGACCTGAAGAAAGTCGCGCGCTTCCAAAACTACCGGGGCTTCCTGTTCGGCAGCCTCAGCGAAGACGTCTTGCCGCTCGAAGACTATCTCGGCGAGACCAAGGTCATCATCGACCAAATCGTCGAACAGGCGACGGACGGACTCGAAGTGTTGCGTGGCAACTCGTCATACATCTACGAGGGCAACTGGAAGTTGCAGATGGAAAACGGCTGCGACGGCTATCACGTCAGCACCGTTCACTGGAACTACGCCGCGACCATGGGTCGGCGCAAGGTCGAGGGCACGAAAGCGGTCGATGCGAACAGCTGGAGCAAATCTGTCGCTGGCGTTTATGGCTTCGAACACGGCCATATTCTCTTGTGGACCAGAACGATGAACCCAGAGGTCCGTCCGGTCTATCAACATCGCGACGAAATCGCAGCACGCGTGGGCGAAGAGAAGGCTAACTACATCGTCAATCAAACGCGCAATCTTTGCCTGTATCCGAACGTGTTCCTGATGGACCAGTTCAGCACACAGATTCGCGTGGTCCGTCCGATCAGCGTCGACAAGACAGAGGTCAGCATTTTCTGCTTCGCGCCGAAGGGAGAAAGCGCAGAAAACCGCGCCGTTCGCATCCGTCAATACGAAGACTTCTTCAACGTTTCGGGCATGGGCACGAGCGACGATCTGGAAGAGTTTCGTGCTTGCCAGGCCGGTTACGGTCCCACCACGTCCATGTGGAATGACATGTCGCGCGGTGCGCCGCTGTGGGTCCACGGACCCGATGAGAACGCAAAGGGTATGGGCCTGAATCCGCTCATCTCGGGTGAGCGCAGCGAAGACGAAGGTCTGTTTGTCGTGCAACACGAGTACTGGGCAAAGGTCATGCGGCAAGCACTTCAAAAGGAACAGGCGGAGGCAACGGTATGAGCTTCGAGTACCAGAAAATCTGCAATGCGCTCTATCAAGAGGCGCGTTTCCTGGATGACCGGCAGTGGGACGAGTGGCTCGACTGCTATACCGAGGACGTGACGTACTGGATGCCGGCCTGGGACGACGACGACAAACTCACCGAGGACCCGCAGAGCCAGATTTCGCTCATGTATTACCCGGACCGTGGTGGTTTAGAAGACCGCGTCTTCCGCATCAAAACCGAGCGAAGCGGCGCGTCCATGCCGGAACCGCGCACGAGCCACAACGTGACGAATGTGGAAGTGCTGGCCGAACGCGACAACGAAGTCGACGTCCGATACAACTTCAACACGCTCAACCATCGATACAAGATCACCGACCAGTTCTTCGGCACCATCTACGTCACGTTTCGGAAAGTCGACGACCGTCTGCTGATCTCCCGCAAGAAGATTGCGTTGAAGAACGACTACATCCGGCAAGTGCTCGACGTCTACCACGTCTGAGTGTGCTGCCGGTAGAGAAATGAAGTAGGAGGCAACATGTCCAGCTACAACATCGCACTGAACTTTGAAGACGGAGTGACTCGCTTCGTCGAATGTAAAGCCGGCGAGAAGGTCCTCGATGCCGCGTTTCGCGCCAAAATAAATCTGCCGATGGATTGCTCCGATGGCGTATGCGGCACCTGTAAGTGCCGCGCCGAGAGCGGCAGTTACGACCTCGGTGATGACTACATCGAGGACGCGCTGACCGACGACGAAAAGGACAGCGGTCTCGTGCTCACCTGCCAGATGGTGCCGCAGAGCGATTGCGTCATTGCGGTCCCGGCATCGTCGACCTCGTGCAAAACGGAACATAACAAGTTCTCCGCGACGGTCACGAAGGTAGAGCAGCACAACGACGCAGCCGTTGTACTCGAGCTTGACGTGGACGGCGTTCCGCCCGTTTTCCTGGCCGGTCAGTACGTCAATATTGACGTGCCGGGAACCGGTCAGCATCGCTCGTACTCGTTCTTATCGACGCCAGGCGCATCAAAAATCAGCTTCTTGATTAAGAAGATCCCGGGTGGCGTGATGAGCACCTGGCTCGAATCTGCTCAGCCGGGGAACACGGTGCAGATGACCGGACCGATGGGAGTTTTCTATCTGCGCGCTGTCGAGCGACCGCTGCTATTCCTGGCGGGCGGAACAGGACTCGCCCCTTTCCTGTCGATGCTCGAAGTACTCGTTCGCGCGAACTCGCAGCAGAAGGTACACCTCATCTACGGTGTAACGCGAGACCTGGACCTGGTGCTGGTGCAGGCGATCCAGGCGTACACGGAGAAGCTTGCGAACTTCACTTTCAGTACTGTCGTTGCGGATCCGGAATCCAGCCATCCACGCAAAGGCTGGGTGACCCAGCATGTGCCCGCTGAATGTCTGAACGACGGAGATATCGACGTTTATCTTTGCGGCCCTCCGCCGATGGTCGACGCCGTACGCAAGTACTTCGACGACAGTGGCGTGAAGCCGAATAGCTTCCACTACGAAAAGTTCACGCCTAACGTTGCGCCGGTGATGTCATGAACGAGCGCAGGTTCGAAGGAAAAGTGATGGTCGTCACGGGAGCCGCGCAGGGAATCGGTCGTGGCGTGGCGCTGCGTGCGGCTGCGGAAGGCGCGAAAGTGGTGTTCGTCGACCGCGCCGACTTCGTCTCCGAGGTCGCAGCCGAGGCGACCGGCGCGGATACCGCCGGCTTCGTCGCGGACTTGGAAACTTACGAAGGCGCGGCCGCTGCCATCGACTTTGCCGTGCGGAAGTTCGGTCGGGTCGACATTCTGGTCAACGGAGTGGGTGGTGCGATTCGCATGCGGCCGTTCGCCGAATTCGAGCCGGCACAGATCGATGCCGAGATTCGCCGCTCGCTGATGCCCACTTTGTATGCGTGTCACGCCGTGCTGCCGCACATGCTAGCGCAAGGTGGCGGAACGATTGTGAATGTCTCGTCGAACGCCACGCGCGGGATCCGCCGCGTGCCGTATTCCGCCGCCAAGGGCGGAGTGAATGCGATGACTCAGTCGCTCGCGATGGAGTACGGCGAGCACAACATCCGTGTCGTCGCTGCGGCGCCCGGTGGAACGCAAGCGCCTCCGCGACGCGTGCCCCGCAATCTTGCCGGCGACAGCGAGCAAGAGAAGACGTGGATGGCCGAAGCGGTGAAGCAGGTCACTGAGTCGACGTTCTTTAAGCGTTACGGAACGCTCGAGGAGCAGATTGCGCCCATTCTGTTCCTTGCCTCGGACGAGGCAGGTTACATCACAGGTGCCGTGTTGCCGGTTGCTGGTGGAGACAACGGCTAAAGCCGCGAATGAATAACGATATCGGAGACGCCTCGATGAGTGAACGCAAAGCCATTGTCCCCGCTGGGATGGAAGCGGTGTACGAGAAGATTCGCTACGCGCCTGCTGTGAAGGTCGCGAACACGGTCTATGTCTCAGGCCAAATTGGCCGGGATGCCAGCATGAAGCTGGTGGCAGAACGCGAAGCGCAGATTGTGCAAGCGTTCGAGAACTTGAAGGCAGTGCTCGAAGCTGCCGGCGGCACGCTTGCCGACATCGTCGATGTCACCACGTTTCACACGGACATGCGCGACCTTCCGTTGTTCATGGAAGTGCGTGACCGGTATCTCAACACGCATCCCTTGCCTGCATGGACCGCTGTGGGCGCACACATGCTGGGTGGCGCCGCCGGATACGTCATCGAAATCAAGGCTATTGCCGTGTTGGCTGATTGAACGTTTACCGCACGAATCTCAAGACGGAGCCGGTCTCTTGCTGCGGGTCGGAGGGGATATCGCAAAGGGAAAGAGTCGACTACGGACAAAAGGCTTCGGCTTATAGAACCGGAGACCGCGCGAATTCTTCCGCATTAGAAGACTTAGAGTCCGTCGGGTCGTGCTTGTTCGTCGACACTCTGCTTACTCGATGCGATCGACAAGTCCGACTATCGACAAAGCTCGAGCGTTATAAGTGCGGTCGATCGCTGGTAGCTCGGCATGCGACCCCTTGCAGTTTTCGAGCTGTTGAAGCATAGACGCGATTCCTCATCCGTTGAGCAAAGGTGACCAGCTCGGAGCGTCGCGCAACCGCCGCGTTTCGAAGAACGCGCCAGCGGTGACGCAATCCCGCAAAACAAAGTGAATCGCGACCTCCGAGTCGAGGAGCATAGGTGCTATTTAAGGTCGCTAGCATGCGGTCCCGGAAATGCTCACCTACGCAATGTTCGGAGGTCTAAATTGTTCTGCGCGAGAGCCGAGCACACGGTGGGACCGAGCCATACGATCGAAAGGTGAGCATATGCGGGAGCCGAACTGCAGTCTTCGCGCGCCGCGCCAACACGCTGACGTAAGGCCGGCGCGGTATGTCGATAGCAAGCGGTGCGATCCACCGCTTCTTGATTGACGTTCGACTAGTAAGAAGCCGGAGTTTTGCGGCTGTTTCTTTGAGGCGGGAACGACTGTCTGCGCTCACCGAGATGGTCGATGCTGTTCAAACAACGCCTCTCCAAACTTGCTCGGAACTTGGATGTCATCCGACACGTATCAGAACTTCACTCGAAGCTGAAACCCGATAGTGAACGGCAGGTCGCTGGACGGAATCGGCGGGATCAGAATGAAGTTCGCGCCGACGCGCTTATAGTCCACCATCACCAGCGGCGCGGCCACGGGGCCGATCATGTGATCGTGTCCGATGCCCCAGCGGCCGTAGTCATAGCCGGAAATCAGGCCGCCCATTGCCGCAAGCCGCACAAAGCCCCAATGGAGGAATTCGGGCGCCCAGACGCCGCCGCCATAAAACGACGGTTTCGACAGCGAGTTACGAAAATAGCCGCCCGTTACGGCCCACTGCGGCG is a window encoding:
- the benD gene encoding benzoate diol dehydrogenase BenD, with protein sequence MNERRFEGKVMVVTGAAQGIGRGVALRAAAEGAKVVFVDRADFVSEVAAEATGADTAGFVADLETYEGAAAAIDFAVRKFGRVDILVNGVGGAIRMRPFAEFEPAQIDAEIRRSLMPTLYACHAVLPHMLAQGGGTIVNVSSNATRGIRRVPYSAAKGGVNAMTQSLAMEYGEHNIRVVAAAPGGTQAPPRRVPRNLAGDSEQEKTWMAEAVKQVTESTFFKRYGTLEEQIAPILFLASDEAGYITGAVLPVAGGDNG
- a CDS encoding RidA family protein — encoded protein: MSERKAIVPAGMEAVYEKIRYAPAVKVANTVYVSGQIGRDASMKLVAEREAQIVQAFENLKAVLEAAGGTLADIVDVTTFHTDMRDLPLFMEVRDRYLNTHPLPAWTAVGAHMLGGAAGYVIEIKAIAVLAD
- a CDS encoding Rieske 2Fe-2S domain-containing protein, translating into MSATIDKARQLDDLLSNAVQDDNENGVFRCRRDIFTNPDLYELEMKHIFESNWVYLAHESQIPNNNDYYTTYIGRQPIVITRDKAGELHAVINACAHKGAMLCRRKHGNKGSFTCPFHGWTFSNAGKLLKVKDEKTTEYPVQFNKQGSHDLKKVARFQNYRGFLFGSLSEDVLPLEDYLGETKVIIDQIVEQATDGLEVLRGNSSYIYEGNWKLQMENGCDGYHVSTVHWNYAATMGRRKVEGTKAVDANSWSKSVAGVYGFEHGHILLWTRTMNPEVRPVYQHRDEIAARVGEEKANYIVNQTRNLCLYPNVFLMDQFSTQIRVVRPISVDKTEVSIFCFAPKGESAENRAVRIRQYEDFFNVSGMGTSDDLEEFRACQAGYGPTTSMWNDMSRGAPLWVHGPDENAKGMGLNPLISGERSEDEGLFVVQHEYWAKVMRQALQKEQAEATV
- the benB gene encoding benzoate 1,2-dioxygenase small subunit → MSFEYQKICNALYQEARFLDDRQWDEWLDCYTEDVTYWMPAWDDDDKLTEDPQSQISLMYYPDRGGLEDRVFRIKTERSGASMPEPRTSHNVTNVEVLAERDNEVDVRYNFNTLNHRYKITDQFFGTIYVTFRKVDDRLLISRKKIALKNDYIRQVLDVYHV
- the catA gene encoding catechol 1,2-dioxygenase is translated as MSVKVFDTPEVRDLLKAAANLGRDDGNARAKQIVHRLLSDLFKAIDDLDMTPDEIWAGVNYFNKLGQDGEAALLAAGLGLEKYLDIRMDAEDREADIHGGTPRTIEGPLYVAGAPVRDSVSKIDINADEDAGPLVIRGTVTGPDGKPVADAVVECWHANSKGFYSHFDPTGAQDDFNLRGAVRTGADGKYEFRTLMPVGYGCPPNGATQQLLNAIARHGNRPAHVHFFVTSDNTRKLTTQINIEGDPLIWDDFAYATREELVPHVVDKTGGLALGLKNDAYKEIEFNFTLTPLVQGKDNQLVNRPRVAVTA
- the benC gene encoding benzoate 1,2-dioxygenase electron transfer component BenC, which produces MSSYNIALNFEDGVTRFVECKAGEKVLDAAFRAKINLPMDCSDGVCGTCKCRAESGSYDLGDDYIEDALTDDEKDSGLVLTCQMVPQSDCVIAVPASSTSCKTEHNKFSATVTKVEQHNDAAVVLELDVDGVPPVFLAGQYVNIDVPGTGQHRSYSFLSTPGASKISFLIKKIPGGVMSTWLESAQPGNTVQMTGPMGVFYLRAVERPLLFLAGGTGLAPFLSMLEVLVRANSQQKVHLIYGVTRDLDLVLVQAIQAYTEKLANFTFSTVVADPESSHPRKGWVTQHVPAECLNDGDIDVYLCGPPPMVDAVRKYFDDSGVKPNSFHYEKFTPNVAPVMS